One part of the Chromatiales bacterium genome encodes these proteins:
- a CDS encoding monovalent cation/H+ antiporter subunit D family protein (subunit D of antiporter complex involved in resistance to high concentrations of Na+, K+, Li+ and/or alkali; contains an oxidoreductase domain; catalyzes the transfer of electrons from NADH to ubiquinone), with product MSTHAAMLLAMLLPAAGALGVLLTGARPNGREAVSLITGGIVFLTVANLYSGFDAGAMTTLVLAEPLPGISLAFRAEPLGVLFALIAATLWPVTTLYSIGYMRAHGEQHQTRFYAYFAIAIAAVMGIAFAANLYTLFLFYEALTLSTYPLVTHSGTDAARAGGRTYLGLLLGSSIGLQLIAIVATHWLAGTTDFQAGGIFPGAIGATTLGILLFLYAYGIGKAALMPLHRWLPAAMVAPTPVSALLHAVAVVKAGVFSIMKVVVYIFGIDRIADLPAQQWLTWIAAATILIASLIALRQDNLKRRLAYSTVSQLSYVVLGAMLATQAGVFGGTLHIAMHAFAKITLFFCAGAIMITTHRTEVSQLDGLGRAMPITMTAFLLASLSLVGLPPGGGLWSKWYLALGTIEAGDLLLLAVLLISSLLNLSYLMVIPLRAFLRRPAGEHGIAIREAPWPAATALSLTALLSIAMFFVPGPAADLAQQTAIAAR from the coding sequence ATGAGCACACACGCGGCGATGTTGCTGGCGATGCTGCTGCCCGCGGCAGGCGCGCTCGGCGTGCTGTTGACCGGCGCCCGTCCCAACGGTCGCGAGGCGGTTTCACTGATCACCGGCGGCATCGTTTTTCTGACGGTCGCGAATCTCTACTCGGGATTCGACGCCGGCGCGATGACCACGCTCGTGCTCGCCGAACCATTGCCGGGCATCTCGCTGGCGTTTCGCGCCGAGCCGCTGGGCGTGCTGTTCGCACTGATTGCGGCGACCCTGTGGCCGGTCACCACGCTGTACTCCATCGGTTACATGCGCGCCCACGGCGAGCAGCATCAGACCCGGTTCTATGCATATTTCGCAATCGCGATCGCCGCCGTAATGGGCATCGCATTCGCGGCAAACCTGTACACGCTGTTCCTGTTTTATGAGGCGCTGACCCTGTCGACCTATCCGCTGGTCACGCACAGTGGCACGGATGCCGCGCGTGCCGGCGGGCGCACCTACCTCGGGCTGCTGCTCGGCAGCTCGATCGGGCTGCAACTGATTGCGATCGTCGCGACCCACTGGCTGGCCGGAACCACGGACTTTCAGGCCGGTGGCATCTTTCCCGGCGCGATCGGCGCAACAACCCTTGGCATTCTGCTGTTTCTGTATGCCTACGGGATCGGCAAGGCCGCGCTGATGCCCCTGCACCGCTGGCTGCCCGCGGCGATGGTCGCACCGACGCCGGTCAGCGCCCTGCTGCACGCAGTCGCCGTGGTCAAGGCCGGCGTGTTCTCCATCATGAAGGTCGTCGTGTACATCTTCGGGATCGACCGGATCGCGGATCTGCCGGCACAGCAATGGCTGACCTGGATCGCCGCGGCGACGATCCTCATCGCCTCGCTGATCGCGCTGCGCCAGGACAACCTGAAGCGACGGCTCGCGTACTCCACGGTCAGCCAGCTCTCCTATGTCGTGCTCGGTGCAATGCTTGCGACACAGGCTGGCGTCTTCGGGGGCACCCTGCATATCGCCATGCACGCGTTCGCGAAGATCACCCTGTTCTTCTGCGCCGGCGCGATCATGATCACCACGCACCGCACCGAAGTCAGCCAGCTCGACGGCCTCGGCCGAGCCATGCCCATCACGATGACCGCGTTCCTGCTGGCAAGCCTGAGTCTCGTCGGGCTGCCGCCCGGCGGCGGCCTGTGGAGCAAGTGGTATCTTGCGCTGGGCACGATCGAGGCCGGCGACCTGTTGCTGCTCGCGGTGTTGCTGATCAGTTCGCTGCTGAACCTGAGTTACCTGATGGTGATTCCGCTGCGCGCGTTTCTGCGCCGACCGGCCGGCGAGCACGGCATTGCGATTCGCGAGGCACCATGGCCCGCGGCGACCGCGCTCAGCCTGACTGCCCTGCTCAGCATCGCGATGTTCTTCGTTCCCGGGCCGGCCGCGGACCTGGCACAGCAGACGGCAATCGCGGCACGATGA
- a CDS encoding monovalent cation/H+ antiporter subunit D family protein: protein MTHLPALQVVVPLIAAPVCMLPGARRLAWPIATLASLASMLIAFALLNQVQQGGTISYALGGWPAPFGIEYRVDLANALVLLVVSSISTIVLISAPAGIAADIPQSRTELFYTGWLLCLTGLLGMTVTGDAFNVFVFLEISSLSSYFLIALGRQRRALRAAFHYLVQGTIGATFLLIGIGLMYMMTGTLNMADLAERIDAVQDTRTIRVALAFVVIGLAIKAAIFPLHAWLPNAYGFAPNPVAAFLAGTATKVSIYILVRFVFGLFGGDFSFGNLELGDALLPIALAGALIPSLVALYQKDAKAVLAYSSVAQIGYMVLGIALASAAGLAASLLHLFNHAMMKTALFLAVGAVVLRVGSSSLDQFNGIGRRMPWTMAAFVAAGLSLIGVPPTAGFVSKWLLLEAALESGAAGIVAAIVVIASSVIAVFYVGRIVERAYFRMPAPGHANIADAPLSILLPLWVLAGAGIWFGLATDLPLETARSAAAALSGPLP from the coding sequence ATGACCCATCTGCCGGCATTGCAGGTCGTGGTGCCGCTGATCGCGGCGCCGGTCTGCATGCTACCCGGCGCGCGCCGGCTGGCATGGCCGATCGCAACACTGGCGAGCCTTGCGAGCATGCTGATCGCATTTGCCCTGCTCAACCAGGTGCAACAGGGCGGAACGATCTCCTACGCACTGGGCGGCTGGCCGGCACCGTTCGGCATCGAGTATCGGGTCGATCTCGCGAACGCCCTCGTTCTGCTGGTCGTTTCATCCATCTCGACCATCGTGCTGATCTCGGCCCCGGCCGGCATCGCCGCCGACATCCCGCAGTCACGCACTGAACTCTTCTACACCGGCTGGCTGCTGTGTCTGACCGGCCTGCTCGGCATGACCGTGACCGGTGACGCGTTCAACGTCTTCGTGTTCCTGGAAATCTCGTCCCTGTCGAGCTACTTCCTGATCGCGCTCGGACGACAGCGCCGCGCGCTGCGAGCCGCATTTCACTACCTCGTGCAGGGCACCATTGGCGCGACGTTTCTGCTGATCGGCATCGGTCTCATGTACATGATGACCGGCACGCTGAACATGGCCGATCTCGCCGAACGCATCGACGCCGTACAGGACACACGCACGATTCGCGTGGCACTGGCATTCGTCGTGATCGGGCTTGCGATCAAGGCGGCGATCTTTCCGCTGCATGCCTGGCTGCCGAACGCGTATGGGTTTGCGCCTAACCCGGTCGCGGCGTTTCTCGCCGGCACGGCGACGAAGGTTTCGATCTACATACTCGTGCGCTTTGTCTTTGGACTGTTCGGCGGCGACTTCAGCTTCGGAAATCTCGAACTGGGCGACGCACTGTTGCCAATTGCGCTCGCGGGCGCCCTCATCCCTTCGCTCGTGGCGCTCTACCAGAAGGACGCCAAGGCCGTACTGGCCTATTCATCGGTCGCGCAGATCGGCTATATGGTGCTGGGCATCGCCCTGGCGAGTGCCGCCGGGCTGGCGGCAAGCCTGCTGCATCTGTTCAATCACGCAATGATGAAGACCGCGCTGTTTCTCGCGGTCGGTGCCGTGGTGCTGCGTGTCGGCAGCAGCTCTCTGGACCAGTTCAACGGCATCGGTCGACGCATGCCCTGGACGATGGCCGCGTTCGTCGCCGCCGGGCTCAGCCTGATCGGCGTACCGCCGACGGCCGGGTTCGTCAGCAAGTGGCTGCTGCTCGAGGCGGCGCTCGAATCCGGCGCAGCCGGCATCGTTGCGGCGATCGTGGTGATTGCGAGTTCGGTCATCGCGGTCTTTTACGTCGGCCGCATCGTGGAACGCGCATACTTTCGTATGCCGGCGCCCGGTCACGCGAACATTGCAGACGCCCCGCTGTCGATCCTGCTGCCGCTGTGGGTATTGGCTGGCGCGGGGATCTGGTTCGGACTGGCGACCGATCTGCCACTCGAAACGGCGCGCTCGGCGGCCGCCGCCCTCTCGGGCCCGCTGCCATGA
- a CDS encoding cation:proton antiporter subunit C, whose protein sequence is MELALGLYNYWAVIVLMMTGFYIVIGSRNLIRKIIGLNLFQISVFMLFISMGKVHDGTAPILQDGAAPYSNPLPHVLILTAIVVGVATTALALALTARIHSAYGDIDDRQDLGADT, encoded by the coding sequence ATGGAACTCGCCCTCGGACTGTACAACTACTGGGCGGTCATCGTTCTGATGATGACCGGGTTTTATATCGTGATCGGCAGCCGTAACCTGATTCGCAAGATCATCGGCCTGAACCTGTTTCAGATCTCGGTGTTCATGCTGTTTATTTCCATGGGCAAGGTCCACGACGGCACGGCTCCGATCCTGCAGGACGGCGCCGCACCCTACTCGAACCCGTTGCCCCACGTGCTGATCCTGACGGCGATCGTCGTGGGCGTTGCAACCACCGCCCTGGCGCTCGCGCTGACCGCGCGCATCCACAGCGCCTATGGCGATATTGACGACCGGCAGGACCTGGGCGCAGACACGTGA
- a CDS encoding Na(+)/H(+) antiporter subunit B yields MEHHLIVRLVAKLLIPLILLFALYVQFHGDYGPGGGFQAGVIFAAGMILYGLVYGVDALIRVVPRAAIRVLSASGVLLYAGVGVAGMLLGGQYLDYAVLAHNPVQGQHLGILLIELGVGITVASVMIGLFYAFTGYGEPD; encoded by the coding sequence ATGGAACACCACCTGATCGTTCGCCTGGTCGCGAAGCTCTTGATCCCGCTGATCCTGCTGTTCGCACTGTACGTGCAGTTCCATGGCGACTATGGCCCGGGCGGCGGCTTTCAGGCCGGCGTGATTTTCGCCGCCGGAATGATCCTCTACGGCCTCGTGTACGGAGTCGATGCGCTGATCCGTGTCGTTCCACGCGCCGCCATTCGGGTGCTGAGCGCATCCGGCGTGCTGCTGTACGCCGGTGTGGGTGTCGCCGGCATGTTGCTCGGCGGGCAGTATCTCGACTACGCAGTACTCGCCCATAACCCGGTACAGGGCCAGCATCTTGGAATACTGCTGATCGAACTCGGCGTCGGCATCACCGTTGCAAGTGTGATGATCGGTCTGTTCTACGCGTTCACGGGCTACGGCGAGCCGGACTGA
- a CDS encoding DUF4040 domain-containing protein — MLFALLAVTALAVMWQRNLFTATMLLGLFSLLSASLFVVMDAVDVAFTEAAVGAGVSTILMLATLGITGCARAMPFQHSLPRLLAVVLTGALLIYGTLDMPHYGDPDAPAMQHVVPRYVEASGTEIGIPNIVTSVLASYRGYDTLGEVTVIFTAGISVLGLIGLHRGRRRRPDCEFDHETE, encoded by the coding sequence GTGCTGTTCGCCCTGCTCGCGGTGACCGCACTTGCGGTGATGTGGCAGCGCAACCTGTTCACCGCGACGATGCTGCTCGGGCTGTTCAGCCTGTTGTCGGCGTCGCTGTTCGTGGTCATGGATGCAGTGGACGTCGCCTTCACCGAGGCCGCCGTCGGCGCAGGCGTCTCGACGATCCTCATGCTGGCGACCCTCGGGATCACCGGATGCGCACGCGCGATGCCCTTCCAGCACTCACTGCCGCGCCTGCTGGCGGTCGTGCTGACTGGCGCCCTGCTGATCTACGGCACGCTGGACATGCCGCACTACGGCGACCCGGACGCGCCGGCCATGCAGCATGTCGTTCCGCGCTACGTGGAAGCGTCCGGCACGGAGATCGGCATCCCGAACATCGTGACCTCCGTGCTTGCGAGCTATCGCGGCTATGACACGCTGGGCGAGGTCACCGTCATCTTCACGGCCGGCATCAGCGTGCTCGGCCTGATCGGCCTGCACCGCGGTCGCCGTCGACGCCCCGACTGCGAGTTCGATCACGAGACCGAGTGA
- a CDS encoding monovalent cation/H(+) antiporter subunit G: MSVAFDVAAWLLIVTAGIFLISGGVGLLRFPEFFTRVHAASIIDTGGTLPLLMAMLLQSDDWLTAVKLVLIGVFLLLTGPTATHALAKAAAHGGLRPVVGERSGESQPSNC, encoded by the coding sequence GTGAGCGTCGCCTTCGATGTCGCTGCATGGCTGCTGATCGTGACCGCGGGGATTTTTCTGATTTCGGGCGGCGTGGGACTGCTGCGTTTTCCGGAATTTTTCACGCGCGTGCATGCCGCCAGCATCATCGATACCGGCGGCACCCTGCCGCTGCTGATGGCCATGCTGCTGCAAAGCGACGACTGGCTGACCGCCGTGAAGCTGGTCCTGATCGGTGTGTTTCTGCTGCTCACCGGCCCCACGGCAACCCATGCGCTGGCAAAGGCGGCGGCGCACGGCGGACTGCGGCCTGTGGTTGGCGAGCGCAGTGGGGAGTCGCAGCCATCGAACTGCTGA
- a CDS encoding cation:proton antiporter, whose protein sequence is MFVAALIAVLIAMAMGLVRALAGPTVYDRLLALNAFGTKTVLLIALFGFMTGRPAFLDIALVYALINFIGTLAVLKFFESRDLGVPSRQGHHDGNAS, encoded by the coding sequence ATGTTCGTGGCGGCATTGATCGCGGTCCTGATCGCCATGGCCATGGGGCTGGTCCGCGCGCTGGCCGGACCAACGGTCTACGACCGCCTGCTCGCGCTCAATGCCTTCGGCACCAAGACCGTGCTGCTGATCGCGCTGTTCGGTTTCATGACCGGCCGCCCCGCCTTTCTGGACATCGCGCTGGTCTACGCGCTGATCAATTTCATCGGCACGCTCGCCGTGCTGAAGTTCTTCGAGTCACGCGATCTGGGTGTTCCGTCGCGCCAGGGTCATCACGACGGGAACGCGTCGTGA
- a CDS encoding Na+/H+ antiporter subunit E, which translates to MKHLLGLIVVLSVLWWLLSGMTDPLLLGLGAVSVALVTWLAYRMDVVDGESYPLHLRPLRLLAYWAWLAREIASSNVDVLRVVWSRRRPRPAVGWLEAGQRTPAGRTIYGNSITLTPGTVTLDLVDQRLRVHALTAAGLETLRAGEMNRRICAVEGER; encoded by the coding sequence ATGAAACACCTGCTTGGCCTGATTGTGGTGCTCTCGGTACTGTGGTGGCTTCTTTCGGGAATGACCGACCCACTGCTGCTCGGCCTGGGCGCCGTCTCCGTGGCGCTGGTGACTTGGCTCGCCTATCGCATGGACGTGGTCGACGGTGAGTCCTACCCGCTGCATCTGCGCCCCCTGCGTCTGCTGGCGTACTGGGCCTGGCTCGCCCGCGAAATCGCGTCATCCAACGTCGACGTGCTGCGGGTCGTATGGTCGCGCCGACGCCCAAGGCCCGCGGTCGGCTGGCTCGAGGCCGGCCAGCGCACCCCGGCCGGGCGCACGATCTACGGAAACTCCATCACCCTGACACCGGGCACGGTCACGCTGGACCTCGTCGACCAACGACTGCGCGTGCACGCGCTGACGGCCGCTGGACTCGAGACCCTGCGGGCGGGCGAGATGAACCGCCGCATCTGCGCGGTCGAGGGCGAACGCTGA
- a CDS encoding tetratricopeptide repeat protein: protein MKPAERALDGFREVVAAADAQIDLARAALEIARHAYPEIDPAHYLAELDRLADGLAPVFRDTLPPVMQVQTLSRYLFRENGFHPAQNAYYDPRNSYLNEVLDRREGIPISLSLVYLEVGMRLGLPLAGISFPQRFLVKHVSPAGEIIIDPFGEGRMLDDDALIALLVEDGENESQSEFDPETLPDLLRACSKRDLLLRWLRNLKGIYFHQHLYGKALEISTMIFALTPDLPIEIRDRGVIYEQMECARAALADYERYLLVSHDIGDHTEIRQRVANLKHSVARLN from the coding sequence ATGAAGCCCGCCGAGCGGGCCTTGGACGGCTTTCGCGAAGTGGTTGCCGCTGCGGACGCGCAGATCGATCTGGCCCGCGCCGCGCTCGAAATCGCCCGGCACGCATACCCGGAGATCGACCCGGCCCACTACCTCGCGGAGCTGGACCGACTCGCCGACGGACTCGCACCGGTGTTTCGCGACACCCTGCCACCGGTCATGCAGGTGCAGACACTGTCGCGATACCTGTTTCGCGAAAACGGATTTCACCCCGCGCAGAACGCCTATTACGATCCACGCAACAGCTATCTGAACGAGGTGCTGGATCGGCGCGAAGGGATCCCGATCTCGCTTTCGCTCGTCTATCTAGAAGTCGGCATGCGACTCGGACTGCCGCTGGCCGGGATCTCGTTTCCGCAGCGTTTTCTCGTCAAACATGTATCACCCGCCGGCGAGATCATCATCGATCCGTTCGGCGAGGGACGCATGCTGGACGACGACGCCCTCATCGCCCTGCTCGTCGAGGACGGCGAAAACGAGAGTCAATCCGAGTTCGACCCGGAAACGCTGCCGGATCTCCTGAGGGCCTGTTCGAAACGCGATCTGCTGTTGCGCTGGCTGCGCAACCTGAAGGGCATCTATTTCCACCAGCACCTCTACGGCAAGGCGCTGGAAATCAGCACAATGATCTTCGCGCTCACGCCGGACCTGCCGATCGAGATCCGCGACCGCGGTGTCATCTACGAGCAGATGGAATGTGCCCGTGCGGCACTCGCGGACTACGAACGCTATCTGCTGGTATCCCACGACATTGGCGATCACACCGAGATTCGCCAGCGGGTGGCGAATCTCAAGCACAGCGTTGCGCGGCTGAATTAG
- the cobA gene encoding uroporphyrinogen-III C-methyltransferase gives MDFFPVFLDLRDRRCVVVGAGAVATRKCALLRRARARIIVIGPDPHPGLRQCAAEGQIELLPRPYASGDLDGARLIIAATDDAGVNRTVAAEAKARGIPVNVVDDVAAGDVAVPSIVDRSPVIIAVGTGGASPVLARQIRARLETLIPAAYGRLATLAGKFREHVAAKIIDPARRRHFWERVLSGPIAERVFAGHDAEAEAELNLAIDRTAGEGPETGEVYLVGGGPGDPDLLTFKAFRLMQQADVVLYDRLVAPAVLDMVRRDAERIYVGKARSDHAMRQEQINATLVRLAREGKRVLRLKGGDPFIFGRGGEEIDTLAREGIPFQVVPGITAASGCAAYAGIPLTHRDYAQSCSFVTGHRKDGSIELNWPMLAQPDQTVVFYMGLVGIAEIARQLIAHGAPADLPAALVEQGTTPAQRVHVATLGTLERVIEQTRPQPPTLLIVGRVVELRDKLDWYRAPATAGAAFLSRDAAASTAE, from the coding sequence TTGGATTTTTTCCCGGTTTTTCTCGATCTGCGCGATCGCCGCTGCGTGGTGGTCGGCGCCGGCGCGGTCGCAACCCGCAAGTGCGCATTGCTGCGCCGCGCGCGGGCGCGAATTATCGTGATTGGCCCCGATCCGCACCCGGGCCTGCGCCAGTGTGCCGCCGAGGGCCAGATTGAACTGTTGCCGCGGCCGTATGCGTCGGGCGACCTCGACGGCGCCCGCCTGATCATCGCGGCGACCGACGACGCCGGGGTCAACCGGACGGTCGCCGCAGAAGCCAAAGCGCGCGGGATTCCCGTCAATGTCGTCGACGACGTCGCAGCCGGTGACGTGGCGGTGCCGTCGATCGTCGACCGCTCGCCGGTCATCATCGCCGTCGGCACGGGCGGCGCCTCCCCGGTGCTCGCGCGTCAGATTCGCGCGCGCCTCGAGACGCTGATCCCCGCCGCCTATGGACGACTGGCGACACTTGCCGGGAAGTTCCGCGAACACGTCGCCGCAAAAATCATCGACCCCGCACGCAGACGCCACTTCTGGGAGCGCGTGCTGAGCGGACCGATTGCCGAGCGCGTGTTCGCCGGTCACGACGCCGAAGCCGAGGCCGAACTCAATCTCGCGATCGACCGTACGGCCGGCGAAGGACCGGAGACCGGTGAGGTCTACCTGGTCGGCGGCGGCCCGGGCGACCCGGACTTGCTGACCTTCAAGGCCTTCCGCCTGATGCAGCAGGCCGATGTCGTGCTCTACGACCGGCTGGTCGCGCCCGCGGTGCTGGACATGGTGCGGCGCGATGCCGAGCGCATCTACGTCGGAAAGGCACGCTCGGACCACGCCATGCGCCAGGAGCAGATCAACGCGACGCTCGTGCGCCTGGCCCGCGAGGGCAAGCGCGTCCTGCGGCTCAAGGGCGGCGACCCGTTCATTTTTGGCCGCGGCGGCGAGGAGATCGACACGCTGGCCCGCGAAGGCATCCCGTTCCAAGTCGTGCCGGGCATTACCGCGGCCAGCGGCTGCGCGGCGTATGCGGGCATCCCGCTGACCCACCGCGACTATGCCCAGTCGTGCAGCTTCGTCACCGGGCATCGCAAGGACGGCAGCATCGAACTCAACTGGCCGATGCTGGCGCAACCCGACCAGACCGTGGTGTTCTACATGGGGCTGGTCGGCATTGCCGAGATCGCGCGCCAGCTGATTGCCCATGGCGCACCCGCCGACCTGCCGGCCGCGCTCGTCGAACAGGGCACGACCCCGGCGCAGCGCGTACATGTCGCCACGCTCGGGACGCTCGAGAGGGTCATTGAACAGACCCGGCCGCAACCACCAACCCTGCTGATCGTCGGCCGCGTGGTCGAACTGCGCGATAAGCTGGACTGGTACCGCGCGCCGGCAACCGCGGGCGCGGCATTCCTGAGCCGCGACGCGGCCGCGAGCACCGCCGAATGA
- a CDS encoding sulfurtransferase has translation MFIKEIDARSLADRLNAGDDLMLIDVRSGPEVAQGMIEGGQHVPMHLLPLRLADIPRNKDVVFYCRSGARSAQVCMWLGQQGFDNVVNLRGGVIAWAREGLSFVLPDQRMYA, from the coding sequence ATGTTCATCAAAGAGATCGATGCGCGCAGTCTGGCCGACCGCCTGAACGCGGGTGACGACCTCATGCTGATCGATGTCCGCAGCGGCCCGGAGGTCGCGCAGGGCATGATCGAGGGTGGCCAGCACGTGCCCATGCACCTGCTGCCGTTGCGCCTTGCCGATATCCCTCGCAACAAGGACGTCGTGTTCTACTGCCGCAGCGGTGCGCGTTCCGCGCAGGTCTGCATGTGGCTCGGTCAGCAGGGTTTCGACAACGTCGTGAACCTGCGCGGCGGGGTGATTGCCTGGGCGCGCGAGGGTCTGTCTTTCGTGTTGCCCGACCAGCGCATGTACGCCTGA